From a region of the Spelaeicoccus albus genome:
- the trhA gene encoding PAQR family membrane homeostasis protein TrhA codes for MQADTFSGSGGTVRPAKPKLRGWLHAAMFPVAVAVGIVLIVIAPTLPSRIASVIFTVTAALLFGTSAVYHRGTWSGRVAVWMRRWDHSNIFLIIAGTYTPVALLLLPTGSAEILLTIIWSAAAAGIAFRIFWVGAPRWLYVPVYVGMAVAGIGYLPAFFRASPAAGALLLAGGACYVLGAIVYGFKRPDPAPRYFGFHEVFHSLTIAGFLTQYAGILVAAV; via the coding sequence ATGCAGGCCGATACCTTCTCCGGTTCGGGCGGTACAGTGCGGCCGGCGAAGCCGAAACTGCGCGGCTGGCTGCACGCCGCGATGTTCCCGGTCGCGGTTGCCGTGGGCATCGTGCTGATAGTGATCGCCCCGACCCTGCCCAGCAGGATCGCTTCGGTGATCTTCACCGTGACTGCCGCGCTGTTGTTCGGCACATCGGCCGTGTACCACCGCGGTACCTGGTCCGGACGGGTGGCCGTCTGGATGCGCCGCTGGGATCACTCGAACATCTTCTTGATCATCGCCGGCACGTACACGCCCGTCGCGCTGCTCTTGCTTCCGACCGGAAGCGCCGAAATCCTGTTGACAATCATTTGGTCGGCGGCGGCCGCGGGAATCGCGTTCCGCATTTTTTGGGTTGGCGCGCCGCGCTGGCTGTACGTGCCTGTTTACGTGGGAATGGCGGTAGCCGGCATCGGGTATCTACCGGCGTTCTTCCGCGCCTCGCCCGCGGCCGGGGCACTCTTGCTGGCCGGCGGAGCTTGTTACGTCCTCGGCGCCATCGTGTACGGCTTCAAACGGCCCGATCCGGCGCCGCGGTACTTCGGGTTTCACGAGGTGTTCCACTCGCTCACCATCGCCGGATTCTTGACTCAGTATGCGGGAATCCTCGTTGCAGCCGTCTAA
- a CDS encoding isoprenyl transferase, with amino-acid sequence MGLRRHLYSAYERGMLRSLLREAPEELPAHVAVIIDGNRRWAKLSGAPARHGHLAGAEKIPDFLRWCEELGIKVVTLYLLSNDNFVKRSPAELSALTEIISDAVDHIAATDVWRVHPVGALDLLPADLHAKLDGLAESTAERTGLHVNVAIGYGGRLEISDAIRSLLRHYAAEGLTLADAADQVTPDQIAEHLYTKGQPDPDLIIRTSGEQRLSGFLLWQSAHSEFYFCEAYWPAFRRVDFFRAVRSYVARERRYGA; translated from the coding sequence ATGGGACTGAGGCGCCACCTGTACAGCGCATACGAGCGCGGCATGCTTCGCTCGCTTTTGCGCGAGGCTCCCGAAGAACTCCCGGCGCACGTCGCGGTGATCATCGACGGCAACAGGCGGTGGGCCAAGCTCTCCGGCGCGCCGGCACGGCACGGCCACCTGGCCGGCGCCGAAAAGATCCCGGACTTCCTGCGCTGGTGCGAAGAACTCGGCATCAAGGTCGTCACGTTGTACCTGCTGTCGAACGACAACTTCGTCAAACGGTCGCCGGCCGAACTTTCCGCGCTGACCGAAATCATCTCGGACGCAGTCGACCATATTGCCGCCACCGACGTGTGGCGGGTGCACCCGGTGGGGGCACTCGACCTGCTGCCGGCCGATTTGCACGCCAAACTCGACGGACTGGCCGAATCCACTGCCGAGCGCACGGGCCTGCACGTCAACGTGGCAATCGGCTACGGCGGCCGGCTGGAGATCTCCGACGCGATCCGTTCGCTGCTGCGGCACTATGCCGCCGAGGGGCTGACCCTTGCCGATGCCGCCGATCAGGTCACCCCCGACCAGATTGCCGAACACCTCTACACCAAGGGGCAGCCGGATCCCGACCTGATCATCCGCACATCGGGGGAGCAGCGGCTCTCCGGGTTCCTGCTCTGGCAGAGCGCCCATAGCGAGTTTTACTTTTGTGAGGCGTATTGGCCCGCATTCCGCCGAGTCGACTTCTTCCGCGCCGTCCGCTCCTATGTGGCGCGCGAACGTCGATACGGCGCTTGA
- a CDS encoding ABC transporter substrate-binding protein translates to MATSKAAPLAGLAAMALLLTACSGSGGSSSGDSGPQSENLGERGPITYVQGKDNNNVVRPLVKKWNKAHPKEKVTFKEQSDNADQQHDDLVQHFQAKTDDYDVVDVDVIWTAEFAAKGWLQPLTGKMAIDTKPLMPATVKTGEYNDTQYAAPQTSDGALLFYRKDLVKQAPKTWDDMMADCKIAKKKNMGCYAGQYAKYEGLTVNVSEAINTAGGSIVGKDGKTPTLNTPEAKKGLQRLVTAYKDGNIPKQAITYQEEQGRQAFEAGKLMFLRNWPYVYSLAKTDGSSKVKNKFGIAPIPGEDGPGAGTLGGHNAAISVYSKHKATAHDFVKFLESEETQKFFVTQGSLAPVRTDLYDNKELNKKLPYLSTLKTSILNAVPRPVSPFYPAITKAVQDNAYSAIKGEKSVSKALKNMQAAIKSAGSGS, encoded by the coding sequence ATGGCGACATCCAAAGCGGCCCCGTTGGCAGGTCTTGCGGCAATGGCACTGCTGCTCACCGCGTGCTCCGGCTCGGGAGGATCCTCGAGCGGCGACAGCGGACCGCAATCGGAGAATTTGGGTGAGCGCGGGCCCATCACGTACGTCCAGGGCAAGGACAACAACAACGTCGTCCGGCCGCTGGTGAAGAAGTGGAACAAGGCTCACCCGAAGGAAAAAGTCACCTTCAAAGAGCAATCCGATAACGCCGATCAACAGCACGACGACCTCGTTCAGCACTTCCAAGCCAAGACCGACGACTACGACGTCGTGGACGTGGACGTGATCTGGACCGCCGAATTCGCCGCCAAGGGCTGGCTACAGCCGCTGACCGGCAAGATGGCCATCGATACGAAGCCGCTCATGCCGGCAACCGTCAAGACCGGCGAATACAACGACACCCAGTACGCGGCCCCGCAAACCTCCGACGGCGCCCTGCTCTTTTACCGCAAGGATCTGGTGAAGCAGGCCCCGAAGACGTGGGACGACATGATGGCCGATTGCAAGATCGCCAAGAAGAAGAACATGGGCTGCTATGCCGGGCAGTACGCAAAATACGAAGGGCTGACCGTCAACGTCTCGGAAGCCATCAACACCGCGGGCGGATCCATCGTCGGCAAGGACGGCAAGACCCCGACCTTGAACACCCCCGAAGCCAAGAAGGGCCTGCAACGGCTGGTCACGGCCTACAAGGACGGAAATATTCCCAAGCAGGCAATCACCTACCAGGAAGAGCAGGGCCGCCAGGCGTTCGAAGCAGGCAAGCTGATGTTCCTGCGCAACTGGCCGTACGTGTACTCGCTGGCGAAGACCGACGGATCGTCCAAAGTGAAGAACAAGTTCGGGATCGCGCCGATACCCGGCGAGGACGGCCCCGGCGCCGGGACTCTGGGCGGCCACAACGCCGCCATCAGCGTGTATTCAAAGCACAAGGCCACGGCGCACGACTTCGTGAAGTTCCTGGAGAGCGAGGAAACGCAGAAATTCTTCGTCACGCAGGGATCGCTGGCGCCGGTGCGCACGGACCTGTACGACAACAAGGAGCTGAACAAGAAGCTGCCGTACCTGTCCACGCTGAAGACGTCGATCCTGAACGCCGTCCCGCGCCCGGTCAGCCCGTTCTACCCGGCCATCACGAAAGCCGTGCAGGACAACGCCTATTCGGCGATCAAGGGCGAAAAGAGCGTCTCGAAGGCGCTGAAGAACATGCAAGCGGCCATCAAGTCGGCCGGATCCGGCTCCTAA
- a CDS encoding carbohydrate ABC transporter permease — MAGIDLDPATPELAPTGKKRKYINSGHGKRAALLIAPTVVVLAIVIGYPIVSAVVLSLKKDSGLDPSTGMFVQGGFAGVDNYVHWLFQRCTSADGQAGACPPGNLGAQFWQSTGITFFFAAVTVSLETAFGLWMAVIMNRSFVGRGLLRAAVLVPWAIPTAVTAKLWYFIFAYNGIANKLLHTHILWTGDEWPARFAIILADVWKTTPFMALLILAGLQMIPTDVYEAAKVDGASAWQRFTSITMPLVKPALMVAVLFRVLDALRMYDLPAILTGGGGGSGNATTTLSILVVDQIKQGFNSASALSTITFVLIFLVAFLLVKVTGASVVDNPDQPKKEALQ, encoded by the coding sequence ATGGCTGGCATCGATCTTGATCCGGCGACGCCCGAGTTGGCGCCGACCGGGAAGAAGCGCAAATACATCAACTCCGGGCACGGCAAACGCGCAGCCCTGTTGATAGCCCCGACAGTCGTCGTCCTTGCGATAGTCATCGGCTATCCGATAGTCAGCGCCGTCGTGTTGTCGCTGAAGAAGGATTCCGGACTCGACCCGTCAACCGGGATGTTCGTCCAGGGCGGATTCGCCGGGGTCGACAACTATGTGCACTGGCTTTTCCAACGTTGCACGTCCGCCGACGGCCAAGCGGGCGCGTGCCCACCCGGCAATCTGGGCGCACAATTCTGGCAGTCCACCGGAATCACCTTCTTCTTTGCGGCTGTGACGGTCAGCCTGGAAACGGCGTTCGGCCTCTGGATGGCCGTGATCATGAACCGCAGTTTTGTCGGCCGGGGCCTGCTGCGCGCAGCGGTTCTCGTCCCGTGGGCGATTCCGACCGCCGTCACGGCAAAACTCTGGTACTTCATCTTCGCCTACAACGGCATCGCCAATAAGCTGCTGCACACGCATATCCTGTGGACCGGCGACGAATGGCCGGCCCGGTTCGCCATCATCTTGGCCGATGTGTGGAAGACCACCCCGTTCATGGCTCTTCTCATCCTTGCGGGCCTGCAAATGATCCCGACCGACGTCTACGAAGCGGCAAAGGTCGACGGCGCGAGTGCCTGGCAACGATTCACGTCCATCACCATGCCGTTGGTCAAGCCGGCCCTGATGGTCGCAGTTCTGTTCCGCGTGCTGGATGCGCTGCGGATGTACGATCTGCCGGCCATTCTCACCGGCGGGGGAGGCGGGTCCGGCAACGCCACCACCACGTTGTCCATTCTCGTGGTCGACCAGATCAAACAAGGGTTCAACAGTGCCTCGGCGTTGTCCACCATCACGTTCGTGCTGATTTTCCTCGTGGCGTTCTTGCTGGTGAAGGTCACGGGGGCGTCGGTCGTGGACAACCCCGACCAACCGAAGAAGGAGGCCCTGCAATGA